In Larimichthys crocea isolate SSNF chromosome XXII, L_crocea_2.0, whole genome shotgun sequence, the genomic stretch TTCTTGACTAAAGAGATGACTAGAAACGTTCATTTCCTAATAGTGTGAAGTATTTATGTGTGGGTTAAAAATTGCCAGCGGGAGTTTTGTTCCAAACATTTCTGCCTTGTGAAATGTTCCATTAAAATGGACCTAGAGATATTTCAAACAACATTGTTCGCTCTTTGGAGCGTGACGGTTCAGACTCATTGCTTTTATGTctattttacatacattatcAGCAAGCAATCTTTTATGGATTCAGTTTTAATAgtgtggtgttttttgtttgttttttagtcatATTTCATGCACTTTTAATAATGAATACATTGGTAGGGAATTGAGCTCTCCTGGTCTCTGGTTATCATAAAGCACCACAATCAGTGTGAGCAAATCACTTTCATATTATGTGTAAAAGGTCTAGAATTGGAAAGCCATTAAAAATGTTTCGCCTTATTCACAATCCTGAAGTGTCCTTGAAGTCTTTCAGCGTAAAAATGGAATCAATACAGCCCACATTTACCAGCACTATGCACTGTATGGCATTGTATTGAGCATCATTTAGAGTTGGACTGAGCGGATTAGAGGTTCTGATGTATGCTGAGTGACATCTACTGCACCCCACTCACCCACTACATCTCCAATTTTCCACTATATCTGTATTGTGTTGCCTTTACATACCCATTAGACATAGTGCATATGCCATATTAGATGTGGCAGCTTCATTATATTTTCACCAAAGCACAATTATATGCACAATTTAAACatgatttcaaatgaaacagtAACGGTATTACATTTATCACATAGGGTCCCTTTGCACGTCTAACCCCAACGTTACACAAAAATATAGAACCCTCCTGTGGGACAGGTGGGAAATACAGTGTCACCAAACAAATCTGCATTATTATATAAACTTATTTCCACATGATTAACCTTCAGGCCCTCTGATGGTCTGCGTGGCCCATTTTTTCCAGTTTGTAATCCAGCTTTGCCTTTTAGCTCATCTGGCTGAATGTTTGCCAGAGAAGCCAAAGAGGTCAGCTCTGAACCAGCTGACCAGGACCCTCCTCAGGAAATATGACTGCGGAGTCCGACCTGTTCACAACTGGACCAGTCTCACCACCGTCTACATAGACCTCATATTACAGTCTGTCCTTGACGTGGTATGTAAACTTTGAAAGCCCTCTGTTATGATCACACTGCTGCTAAAATTCAGGTTTTTCACTTTTGTGATTTTACAtgaatgtaaaagtaaaagtcaaagCAAGCTTAGCTGTACACAAAGACCAgacatgtaaaacatgtatgTGAACACTTTATGACAAGATACATTTTGATTACATTGAGATCTTTGTTTATGTCATGGTTTTGTTAGTATGCTGTCATGAAAGTTGCCCTGTAACACTATGAGCTCATCAAGGCAAGTTCCTGACAACTTTGGTTTTAATGGCAATGAGGTTAGGTCAATTCAAGTCacttaatataaattaaaagttaaaagacattaaaagacaTTCTCCTTCTCACAGGATGGAAACACCCAGAGCATAACTATAAGTATTTGGTACAGGCAGGTAGGTGGCCTatcatttcactcagttttctttttgtttaaagctggtaaagaaaaacacaaattatataAAATCCACATCTTTATAATTAAATCTGCTCCAGTCATCTGCCTCCTCAGTGACTTCTTAGATAATTCACACTGTCAGATTTAACACATTATGCAAAACAGTGGGTATTCATTTTAAAGGTTCTTTACATGTTGTCTTCACAATGCTTCACTTTGTATGTGAACTGATTGGGATACACTTCATTATCAATAACAGGCagttaaatttaattttgtaaaaaaaaaaaaagttaaagatttttttttttatttaaatatataaattatactACTATAGAATTATAAGACATACAGACAATATGACTACAATACATTATCATACTGTATACTTGCCTCTGTTTTCAGATCTGGACAGATGAGTTCTTGGTTTGGGACCCAGAGGAGTTTGATGGAATCAAAGAGATCTCACTGTCATCTGATGCCATCTGGATACCTGATGTTATCGTCAGTGAAACGTAAGAAATTACTGAAATTTCCCAttcttgttctgtgttttttcctaaCTTTCAGGTACCTCCATTGATTTTGATACTCTATTAAAATCTGTTACTTGCAAAGACCATGGCCCAGGCTGAACCCAAAGTACTGAGACCTTACAATAAAGTAGCTAtgagattcatttaaaaacGTCTTACTTTGGTGCCATCTCCCAGTGAAAAAAGACATCAGGCCTTTCTCAACAGAGAGTACACAAAGTCTTCTTGGGTGGTCaattttgatttgatgtcagagaaacctcttttttttttcaattgtcAGTGAGAACCATTTGACTCTGAGACCAAAGCTTATCTTGTGAaagtaattttttattttatattcatagtTCTACAGAGATAAACACCttacacacattacacattacaaaGGTGCTGCTGACTGTTCTCCCAGGATGACCGTGGATGCTTACTGGACAGTCATTGGTAGATGCCTACTAGCTGGAGCTATTTTGATCTGCTAGTGGGCTCCTCACATCTCTGAAAACATTGAAGCAAATTCTCATATTACTTGATTGTTCACTGTGAATCGATTCTCTGCAAGATGATAATTGACATACCCATCTATGATAAGTAACTGGAACCCTGGGCTGTCTGTAGGATTGGGAAAAGTAATCTCCATGGTTTATAAATGAAATTGTCTTATCCATATCCTCTACTTTGCTTCTGTCCTAAGCATTTGTGATTGGTGTTGCAACTTGATAACTGAAGCCTAAATTTGAATTCCATGTAGACCACTTGTTCTAAGCATTTCTGGACAACACTGGGCCACCAAAGGGCCACTACCGTTATGTAAGCAGGTCATATCTACTAAATGTGAGCCCAACCAGTCTCATATTCTGCCCTGTTGTCTATGTCTTACCTTTCCTGCTCTTTTCTTCATGTGTTCCCAGTGTGGACGAGGGGAAGTCCACTCCAATCCCATATGTGTACGTCAACTCGTCTGGCTCAGTGAAAAACTACCGTCCCATGCAGGTGGTGGTTGCCTGCAGCCTGGAGATGTACGCTTTTCCATTTGATAAGCAGAACTGCAGCCTTACCTTCCGCAGCTGGCTTCACTCAGGTCAGTTTCCTGCCTGTGATGTTAAGATGCTCTGTAAGCTCAGTAAATTCAGGTTGACCCTTTGTATTTGCTGGATTACATTTTCAAACCTGCGGGTGTAACTGCTTATTCTTAGGACCTCCCAAACCTGATAGGAGAGTGAAGTTTGCTCAGTTTTACAATCAATAGGCACCAGGAGCATCCCAGTGACACTTCCTTATGTACTTCAGTGCACTCTATAAAGGAAGGCTGTGATGGTGTACTGTATCACATGTGACAGCTGTGAGGAACGCTACATTAGTGAAACAACAAGGACAAAACCAGTCACAGCATTTACTATGAAGGGGTCAGAAGTCATCGACTGGGAGTCAGTGGATGGCTGCAGAAAAATCAAGGAGTCCATTAACATCTGACATCAGAGACCATCGCTGAACATACACAGGGGTTACAACTATGGAGGCAAATAACTATTTCCATTATCTGGTAATGTGTCAATTACCTGCCTGATTAACTGGCTAATTAATTGGTATGGAGGTGACTTcttcaaattatttattgtttccaaaagcaacaaaatgcaaaaattgCTGCAAAATCTAGGAGCTGTTACATTGAAATACTAAAATACTAAACATTACTAGGTAATGTTGATTATTTTTGCttaagaaatcaaataaataaatgtgcaatcagttattaaaataacCGATGATTATTTTATGTTGATCGACTAATCATCCCAGCTCTAGTAGCAATATGTAACCACCATGTGGACCATCTCTATGGTAACTGAGCAAACGTCTTGCATTAATAGTGTAAGACATGGTTGAAAGCTTAGAATAAGCTAGTAAATGAACCTTGACTTGAGAGTATTTTGTCCCATATTACCATAAGCTCACAATTCAGCTGTGTCTTTTGCTGTTTGATAAATAAACCATCAGGGAGGAGtgataaaatagaaataaataaaactgaaatagcTGGATGAAatccatgtaaacacacagcctCTTCATGTGATGaacatgattaaaataaaatgtagacTTTAACTGCtttactttattgtttttccacctgcagtctttttttaatccttcattatctctccctctgcagTGAAGGAAATAGACCTGGCTCTGTGGAGGAGCGCCGAGGCCATTGCTAATGATAAGAGGGAGTTCATGAATGATGGAGAATGGGAACTGTTGTCTATTCCCTCCCGCTACTGGCAAATCCACCAAGACAACACTGACTATGCCCACATCCAGTTCAATGTATGTGTCTAATTGTCTCAACCATTTACCACATTTCACttatatcatttttatataatgGTGTCTAACGGTGTAATGTTGTGGATGTGTAACAGCTATGTAACAAGTGAGCCAGTAACTGCACTGTGATGGCTGTGATTGCTTATCGATGGTGAGCTCTAAACTGTAGCCCTCTGTGGGTTAGTccccctccctcacacacacacacgctgtgcGGTAGAATTGTAAAGTGCAAAGCAATTGGCCGCGACCTTCATGGATCGGGCTAGTGAACTAATGCCAAATCATGAGACTGAGGCTGTTTCTGGCAAgtaaagagacagatagagagggagGCTGATAGACAGGGGAGGGTGAGCAACCATAATGAGACTGTCTCAGTGGCTGCCTGATCAATGGACTTCTTGTTAGTGGTGAGGAAAATGGCCCCATAGCCCATTGCAGGTGGAGAGCAGGGAGGGCTGCTATTTATTCAGCTCAAAGAGCGAAGGCTTTCTCGTAATGGAGCATTTCATGGCTCACTGGGATATTGTTACACTGTGGTAGTTTTTCTGTTAAAAGGTAAAACTGTCATACGAAAAGAGTTTCGgatgaaaaaatgattttgttcgTTACCACCTCtgagaaaatattgttttttacaaaacatgacaaaaatccATATAAAGCATATGAGTTTACTTAGAATTACAGTGACATTTGTAAGAATGCTAGCGCAGGTCTAGTAACACACACTTGCTCAACAGGAGGTCATGTGGTTCACTCAGTTTGAATGTAAAATAGCTGTATTAAGCAGTCTTGACATTAAATGAGAGCTTGAGGGGGAATATCGTGGATAAGGTAGACACTGTGACAATGTATAAATATGCTGTGCTGGAAATATAAAACGGGAGATGTAGTGTTTTGAATACTAACACATGAATGGCTGTTTGATATGAACAGAATCATGAAGAGTACTCTCATATTCTCTCAAGTGCTGTAGACATTTATCTTTATGAACggatatgaatgcagaatctgtaggcaagggaccaagattttggcagTGGAAGGGTAGtgatttctgtttgtagtccgagTAATATGGAACAATCAtgtttgagcaggctttggttgcaacagtccaAAAGAGATGGAACGCATTAACCGAAATGCAATCCCTCTTGGAATATTTTTGATTTACTTTGCATGCACAATGCCAGCTACATGAAACATCTATTCCATTCTCCATAAAATTATCCTTATCTGGGCTGGAGATGATCCCAACTGCCATTGGACGAAAGCTGGAGTCCATCCTGGACTGGTTGCCAGTCCATTAAAggacacatagaaacaaacagccaTCTATTCTCACATTGACACCTATGCagaatttagagtcaccaatgaacATGCATGTCTTTGCACTGTGGGAGGAGTATACAGGGAGTATCCTGGCAAAACAATAGGGTTGATAGTGCCTCaggatgtgatttttttccatCAGATCTCAGCTCTCTGCCCTCTTATTTCATTCAGGTGTTGATCCGCCGGCGCCCCCTGCTGTATGTGGTGGGTCTCCTCATCCCCAGCATCTTCCTCATGCTGGTAGATGTGATTAGCTTCTACCTGCCTCTGAACAGCGGCACACGCATTGCCTTTAAGATCAGCATTCTGCTGGGCTACACTGTCTTCAGAGTCAACATGACGGATGAGCTGCCTTCTACCGCAGTCAGTACTCCACTCATAGGTGGGATTTTTGTTCATCATTTAGATCATTTCagtatatttgttgtttttaccatTGCATAGATGTTGCTTGAGTTTTGACTCAGCTATGTCCTCCTtcagttttgttgtattttgatttgtttgttttgcacatgtACAAAATTAAAACCCACTTTGTCCTGTTGTTCTTGCAATCAGAAGGCCACTGTTTTCACATAAcaaattctaaaataaaaagttaggAACAATTCGGACCGCAGCACATCATCCTCTCTGTGTGAAGACATCTGCAGAGAGATAAAACTATGGTGGACAATGACCCAAAGATTAGGAACAGGATTATTTGTGCTATGAACAACTCATGTTAACAATATCGGCAATTACTATTAGTCCAATTATTGTATTATCTTATCTAGCTATTGTGCAAACAGCCAGTGCTGGAAACTTCGTGCTGtttcctccatctccatccaggTGTGTTCTTCGCGGTTTGCATGGCCCTCCTGATGCTTAGCCTGATCAAGTCCATACTGGTGGTAAAGCTGCTTCACCACAGTGAGAAGGAAGTCAGGCAAATGTCagtgtctgcctgcctgctggACAAGTATGGCTCAGCTGGTCACGACTTCACTGAGAGCGCTTTAACCTCCACCAAAACCCTTGACTACATCAACCCATCCGGTGGTAAGCTGCAGCTCAGGGACAGATTTTCCAAAAGTCCTGCTGACAGGCAATACCCCAAGTGTGTTCTTGCTTTATGCTCACAAAATTGGGTTGCAAAAAATAGACTCCCTGGAGTCAAGGGTGTCTGTTTGGAGAGTTTTAAcactttcatttaaagaaaGTTTCAAATTTTGATGTCATGGTGTTGTTGGCTACACAAGACTATGCAAGgaaaacatgaatacattttgactttcttttttgaAGTATAACTTCAAACCTTTAATATCAAGGCCAAATTGATGGAAGATCAAACTGCATGAATCTATATTAATTGCTCACATTTTAAACCAGATTCCTTGATCTTCTCATAGATTATGAGCTTGAGGCCTCATTGGAGGAGGATCTGCTGTCCCTGAATGAGATCCAGGATACTCCATCTGGGCTGGAGTGGCTTCTCCAGGAGATGGCTTCCCTCCGCCTGGCCTTATCCCAGGAGGACACAGAGTCTTCGGCTCAGG encodes the following:
- the htr3b gene encoding 5-hydroxytryptamine receptor 3B, which translates into the protein MSLIWLTLLFTEKPKRSALNQLTRTLLRKYDCGVRPVHNWTSLTTVYIDLILQSVLDVDGNTQSITISIWYRQIWTDEFLVWDPEEFDGIKEISLSSDAIWIPDVIVSETVDEGKSTPIPYVYVNSSGSVKNYRPMQVVVACSLEMYAFPFDKQNCSLTFRSWLHSVKEIDLALWRSAEAIANDKREFMNDGEWELLSIPSRYWQIHQDNTDYAHIQFNVLIRRRPLLYVVGLLIPSIFLMLVDVISFYLPLNSGTRIAFKISILLGYTVFRVNMTDELPSTAVSTPLIGVFFAVCMALLMLSLIKSILVVKLLHHSEKEVRQMSVSACLLDKYGSAGHDFTESALTSTKTLDYINPSGDYELEASLEEDLLSLNEIQDTPSGLEWLLQEMASLRLALSQEDTESSAQAEWLALCSRLDCFLFRFYLFVLVLYTSTLLLLWASWSFA